The following proteins are encoded in a genomic region of Papaver somniferum cultivar HN1 unplaced genomic scaffold, ASM357369v1 unplaced-scaffold_10, whole genome shotgun sequence:
- the LOC113326195 gene encoding tropomyosin-like: protein MYQGARDLSKPSLTEKLPTDAEKSEEGSKSLKKRRHDESKGQSIENQKRGVELKDNLKNGKLKKAKNLAISMAASAATLAREVKSIRSDLSFMQERCDMLEEENMRLRNGSDKPEEDDLVRLQLEALLSEKSRLATENANLIRENQCLHQLVEFHQLNCSSEDMDQTYEQVVRGMCLDFSSDSDDSNSSEIEAPLTPRSDIVGFSTCVDQCFEEEHK from the exons ATGTATCAG GGAGCAAGAGATCTATCAAAACCTTCACTAACTGAAAAATTGCCAACTGACGCTGAAAAGTCAGAAGAGGGCAGCAAAAGTTTGAAGAAGAGAAGGCATGATGAGTCCAAAGGACAATCAATTGAAAATCAAAAAAGGGGTGTCGAATTGAAGGATAATTTGAAGAATGGAAAGCTCAAGAAAGCTAAAAAT CTTGCGATTTCAATGGCAGCCAGTGCAGCTACACTTGCTAGAGAAGTGAAGTCTATCAGATCGGATTTATCATTTATGCAAGAGAGATGCGATATGCTTGAGGAAGAAAACATGAGACTTCGCAACGGATCTGACAAGCCTGAAGAAGACGATCTG GTGAGACTTCAATTGGAAGCTTTGCTTTCGGAGAAGTCACGATTAGCGACTGAGAATGCAAACCTAATACGTGAGAACCAGTGTCTTCACCAACTCGTTGAATTCCATCAACTTAACTGCTCCTCAGAAGATATGGATCAAACGTATGAACAAGTTGTGCGAGGAATGTGCTTGGATTTTTCTTCAGATAGTGATGACTCAAACAGTAGTGAAATTGAAGCTCCATTGACACCTCGAAGTGATATAGTTGGGTTCTCTACTTGCGTTGATCAGTGCTTCGAAGAAGAACACAAGTAG